DNA sequence from the Poecilia reticulata strain Guanapo linkage group LG19, Guppy_female_1.0+MT, whole genome shotgun sequence genome:
GTTGCTCATTGGCCGCTTGCAGTTGCTGCAGTTGATGTGCAGAGTGGTGGAGGTCTGGTTGAGGCAGGTGATGGCGCTGCAGGTACTCAGCTTGATGACCTCGTTGGAAACGTTCCACAGCTCGAACCGCTGCAGCAGGTCTATGTAGGACATGTACCAGTGCTCCTACGGGGGCAAAGCAGGTCCAAAAACCTTCCAATCACTTAACAAAACGCCAAtaaacgctgctgctgctgcgtctcCTGACCTGAGTGAGGTCGTCGATCTCCTTGCGAATCCTCTCCCCCAACACGATGAGCACGGACACGGCCATCTGCACGTCGCCGCGCTCGGCGTAGTGGCTCAGCATCTCACGGACGATGGGGCAGAAGAAGCTGGCGTGTAAGTGCGGGCTGTACAGCGGCTGGGAAATGGAGATGAGCGAGAACGACTCGATGGGCGTCAGGCAGGCGACTTCCGCCTCGTTGCCACTGACGTGCGGCGAGTCGGCCTTGTCCTGCTGCAGGTGCTCCGGCGCCGACGGGTTGTCGATGATCTCGTGGCGCAGCTGAAAGGCCTCCGGAGGCAGCGTGTACACCGGCTCCTCCGGCACTGCAGACGAAGCAGCattcaaaaataacttcatgCTAATACGCTAACAGAGGAGCTAATTTTctgttagcgctttagcattagcttccactcaATATGATGTTGGTACAAAGCCATTGggttagcagaactaatgtctAGGATTGTTGCTGTAGGGTTAGCGCTGACCCGTTTGGTTGTCGTGCTCCATGGGGTAAAGGTCGTCGTCGTCCAGCTCTGCGTCTCCGAACATGTACTCTGTGGGGCCGTCGCTGCCCTCCGTCTCCTCGTTCTCTGGAAATGAAGTCAGATTGAGTCACAGGACGGCGGTTCGAGTCCCCGGCTCCAGGCGCGAAGCGGCAACTTTACCTTCGTTGTTGTTGCTGATGTGCGAGTTGCCCGGCTCCAGGTGGACGTTGTCCTGCCGGCTTTCGCCTTTGCAGCGCTCCAGTCTGCTCTCCGGACCCATTTCTTTCATGCTGAAACTGAAGGCAGAAACATTCAGATTAGCTGTTCCAGTAATCCGGATTATAATCTGAATCAGATTACCTGTTCATTAGTGGTAAACTGCCCAGTTTACTGAGGCTGTGGTTCGGGCCGGGCGCTGGGTCAGAAAACATGATTCTCAGCATCGTCCATGTTGTTGAAACCTTTCAgttcaataaagtttattttagtcaacaagcaaaaaaatatttttttcacaaagaaagTTTCCGTCCACTTGAGGcgtttttatgtttcttaatGCGCCAACAGGAAATGAGAAGCAGCGAATAATCGACCTCAGTCagacttttttatatttttgcctaATTTTAAGATTTGCTCATAATTAGCAGGACAGTTGACTGGAAACATGGATTAACTGTTTCTGTCAGCATTAGAAAATCTTTATGGAAACttctaaacttttaaataacttaataaaaaaaagtgttttgttttcagttaatcCACCAGAGATGAAAACCTGCAGCGATCCCACTGATCCACCCAattccattcttttttttctatttgttgcCACATCAGTCAATACCAATAATTATTAATTCggttttttgttataaatatctgaaatgctgccaGGCTGATGCTGTGAGCGTTGCTGTTTTAttcaattttctcttttttttttttagttttgaggCAAAGTGGGGGAACTTGAAACTGCTCCAGTCACTcagcaggctgttgctaggcaaccaaagtttgggggaacttgaaactgcttctcacccagcaggttgttgctaggcaaccagtgAACGGGTGAGTTAGTTTCTGCCACTAACTTTGCTCGTCTATTGCTATTAATTTATTGGCTTTAGTTCCTGgttgcagcaaaataaaatgaggaaatttaaagaacataaatgaatattaagtaatattcATGTCTGAATATTaacattaaattaactttaactgGATAAAACTAGAATTTGAACCCCTTCCGTGTCGAAGGggttcaaattcaaattaaaagtactTTACTGGGTCCAGAGGGACCTGCTGTTGTTCTGACCCGTCTCACCTGCGGCCGTTTGAGCTCCCGGGCCACCGTAGCGTTATGGTCACACAGCTCCGTAAACGGCTTCCCACCGAGGAGGTAGAGTTGCGCCGTCTTTACGAACCAGTCCATGCGGCTGCTGTCCAGGTCCGTCTCGAAGACGCTCAGCGCGCTGGACACGTGGGCGAACTGCTCCGTCGGGCTGGGCTTCTTGAAGGAGAAGAACGGGTAGCGGCGGTCGCCTCCGGGGTACGGCTTCCTGCCGGCGTCGCTGCTGACCAGACTCTCGTTGACGGCAAAGGCCAGGTCGCCCATCAGGCCGAAGCACAGGCCCTCGGGGTTGGCCTTGTCCACGGGCCGCGTGGCGTCCTTGAACATGTGCTGGTACAGCGTGCTGTCCTTGGAGCCGGACAGCAGGTAGTGGGGGTCGTGCTGGTGGCGCCACACGATCCCAGTGGTCACGTCTTTATGCTCCTCGAAGGTGGCGAAGGGGATGAAGGGCCTGCGGATGTCCCACACGTAGATGTTGTGGTCCACCATCATGGAGCAGGTGGCCAGGTGGAACTTCTTCTCCGGGCGCCATTTGACCCGAGCCACCGAGGCGATGGTCTGGACGCAGTAGATCTCCTTGGCGCGGTTGGTGGTCATGTCCCAAACCTTCACCATCTTGTCTCTGCCGCCGGTGGCCAGCCAACCCCTGAGACACAAACGAGGAGGGCGGAAAGCGGATGGTTTGTAAAACTAAACTCTGACCAGAACCTTCACAGCCACTtgaagacggttacaaagtcagtcttccatcagctgaagaacatttccagaattAAAGAAGAAAGATGGGGAGAAAATCCTCAGTCACATTCACTGCAACGGTCTCCACAGGTCAGTACAAATAAATCAgacactaaaaccaggaagttagtttataaatcactgaacaggttaaggatctgctgctgttgcctcaaccttccagacctctcaggtcttctggttctggataAAACATTGAAACGCATCATTCAACTTctatgctccacaaatctggaacaaacgtccagaaaacgGCCGAAGCACCGAGTTCCTTTAACCACCGAACAAACCGAAGACTGATCAACATTTCTGTCGTGTTGATGTTCACTCTGCTGCCGAGCGTTTGAGCTGCGTTGCTGTGGAAACGCTGCGTAGCGGTACCTGTCATCCGGATGCCAGTCGCAGCAGAACACGGGGCCGGTGTGAGCCGTGAACATCCGCTCGTAGCGATCCGGCCGCCTGATGTCCCACAGCTGGACGTTCCCGTTTTCAAAGGAAGCAGCGAAGGTGAAGTAGTCCTTCATGCTGAACTGGACGTCCCTCACGCTCTCCGACTGACCTGCTCCCATCGCCAGCCATGAAACACAGCAACAGGTTTCCACCGTTTTACTTTTCATCTGTTCATCAGAGGCTCAAACAACAgaaagtcttcagtcagaggctcaGCCAGACCTGCTGCgacactgactgctacaggagatccttccttacatttttatattgtttaatacaatttttacttaccgtcacatttttatttaatctttagtaaaaatattgtttattgtcatttttaaaatctttatagtttttaaagctgctgtgaAACTTTTTGTTCTGCTATTTTGCTGCTTTATGATGGTTAAGTCTCTAATATCACCGTTAAATTAACTCAcgtttctgcttcctgttcgTCTATATTCTGTATTTTCATGCTGAGCTCTTTTACCTGAGAAGGTGCTGACCGACTCCTTTTTGCGCAGATCGAAGCATTTCATGAAGCCGTCCTGCGAGCCGCTCAGCAGCATGTAGGCCTCCGTCGGGTGGAAACACACCTTGTTGACGGTGCGTTTGTGCTCCGTGAACAGCTGGTCCTGCTTGTTGCGTGACGGCTTGCCCAGGTTCCAGGTGACCACGGCGCCGTTGGTGGCGGCCGTGGCCAGCAGGTTCTCCTCCATCTGGTGCCACATGACGTCGGCGCAGCTGAAGTTCAGCGACGGTTTGCGGCCGACCCGCAGGTTCAGCTTCTCCACAAACTGCTCCTCCTCCAGGGCGTAGATCTTGAAGATGTTGCGCCCGGCGACGACCACCTGGGCGGCGTCGCGGCACACGCTGATGGCGTTGGCCGGAGCGTCCAGGTGGCAGAACATGGTTCGGCCGgtgatgatgctgctgctgctgctgccgagGGCCGTCGTGACCCGGGACattttctccatcttcctgctgcagataaaacataaaagaagaaaaaaaaaactataataaaacaattaaatatgaataaaaaaattcattGAACCTGCAAATATAAGaacttaaatataaatgaagaaATTCAATTAGtgagcaaaataataaataaaatatgttaaaaaaaaaaatcaagtataaatgaaaaaaatttatataaatttagtcatttaaataaaccaacaaataaaatattaaatatgtaaaaaaaaacaatagaatataaatgtgaaaaattaaataaagcaacacataaagaaaatacgttaaaaaaaaaactataaatacatttaaaacaataataattcatAGTTCTGGGAATTCTTAATCTGTTCAAAATTCTCAAAGACGGATTTAAAGAAGCCATCAGTTGGACGTCTTCCCTTCTGTTAGTGAGttttacacacacacttccCCACCGGATGTGTTTGGAATAATTAGtgataattgttttatttaagaaaaagccaAGCAGCTCCGCTAAACTCATACTGGTCATTTAAGTTACAGAACTTGATgcacaaacttatttttgtttatataaacTGATGTCATTTGATTTAGTTTGGAACTTTACAGaatagttttaagaaaaaatatataaaatgatagaaatgttaaaaattaacttaatattttttaaatataaaaagagtTACATATTCTACCAACAGGTGGCGTTAATAAGTACACAACGTTAGAGCCTTAGTTTGCAGCAGAAACSataaataaataaactccagACATTAATAACTATATCAGCTGCAGTACTGACTGTGTGAAGAACTGGTGGCTTCATCAACCTCTGCAGCTGGACAGTTTCCTCCCATGAGAGGCAACCTGTGAGCGAGAAACATCTGGATCAGCGTTTCACAGGATCCCGAGAGACACGTTTAAATCTTAAACTACAAGGCATCATGACAACCTGGAAAATTAAAAGACTATCCTctcttattaaataaaaactaccaAACAATGCTAATGAGCGAAAGAATCTTCAAGATTATAATTATGAGTTCATGTCTGAATAAATTAAGTTTGATATTATAAAAATTTCTGCATAATTTTAATATGTTGCAAAATATTCACTGTTAGACTGGTGAGTAGAAATGATCCATTGCATTGAGAATATGACCTTTGACTTTCTAGGTGCTTTGATAGAAACATAACCAATCATTTATTGATTGCTCAACTTTGGGTTTTAAGAATAATCAATGGTTTGACATTGAACCACCAGATActcaaatgtcttttaaatgaCCTTTAGAAAAGTTTGGGAAACTATTGCAGCTTTTTCCGGAGCACAGTATTTGATAGCAATGTTTATTAACCATGTAGAATGGAATTAAATGTTATATTCACCAAtttcagataaatattttactgtaatttatgttaaaaatattaaaaacatttcgcTTTTGCATTTATGGTGATGCCCGTTTGTATAGCtgtatgtttgttgttgtttttcgtGTTAACATAgctttaaattacataaaaagataaaacaccATGTTCTTATCACCTGATTGATAAGGAGCCTTTCGGTGCTCACGTGAAGATCATCCCCGGAGCAACATGTGCTAGCAGAGCCGCATCCAGGCTGCCCGCTTTCTAACGAGCTTCTACCGACTCGCCGCTCCGCTGCAGGTTCATGTCTCTGCTAAATCTGTTTATCCAAAACAGCCCGCGTCCTTCCTGCTCCTCGCTCTGCTGGTGAGTTGGACAGAAAACGGCTAAGCTCGCAGGACGCGCAGATCACTTCCAAACAAGACCGCAGTgtgatgctaacattagccggTCCACCAGAACCTACACAGACGGAAAGCGCGAAAACGTTTTAGATAGAAAACAGTGAACAACTGCgatacaaaaaacaacacaaagtttatATAGTTGAGCAATATCGAAAAATAAAGCGGTGTCAAACTACAAACCTTATGTTCTGAAGCTGTTGCTAACTGCTTGCAACACCGGAAATACTATTTTACTATAATCTCGCGAGAATTACGCAAAGCGGCCCCGTTCACTTTCCGAAGAAGGCGATGACAGTTTTTCtcaactggaactggaagaaaatTTGGTGtctaaatatttggttattaataatattaaagaAGTTTTATCCATTGTTTTTATCCCTGCAAATTGTAACTGAGGTTAAAGTAATTATTAAAGATTACATCAATACAATTTGGCAGGAAAAATGATGtacacagaataaaataaaaataattaaaaaatggatAATTAATAGGAGAGGAGGGGTGGATAACATGATGGACTTTCTAAATAGTGATTTACATATTACGGGGAAACATTCATCAGAgtgaaatgtagaaaattcaCAAGATAAtataaatcaatcaagtttatttatttgaatagcacGTTTCAGCaccaaggcagttcaaagtgctttacatcatgaaagcataaaaatattataaacacattttacagtCAACAACTatgaaaaccagtaacagacattgtattttatcaaattaaaataatcaatacgCATAAAATATGGTTAATGTTCAATTTACATAGAACAAAACTTCCAATAACTATAATCAATATATTAAGTACATCTGAATCATCTTCAACAGTCAAAGGACTAATAAAGTGGTGAAAGGATACAATATTAATTGAGATAGtacattatgtttttgttttttgttgtaagtttgttaaaattaaaattttatatttagtgGATTACGCCCTCtgtccagcagatggcagtaAAACACTGCGATTGTAAACTGCCAACAACATTTACAGAAGAACAAGAATCTAATCGAGATGATTTCAGTTGAAATACgtttattaatgtgtttttgttgtgctttaTGTTAAAAGTTTAAGCAAACATCCttctgctgtgattttttttagttgaagCCGTGACCTCTCCAATATGGCCGCCCTGTTCGCCTGCGGGGAAGCGGAAGTATGGAGGAGAGTTTACGAGAAGTACTGGGACGTGGTGGAGGCCACGGCCAAAGCCAGGAAGCCGAAGCTACTGCAGCTCGACAAATGGTAATTTCTGTTAACACAAAGCCGCATCAGCCTCAATTTAATGGCGAGTACATTTCAGCTAAAAAGttagacatttttagattaattttctttagatcaatcttagaaattttctagagagagagagaaaaagaaagaatttctgagtttcaaaagtcaaatatttggtagaaaaatgtgaataaatttaGAATTAATCTTAGAAagttttgtataaaaacaaGAATCTTGTGAGttggaaaagtcaaaatttagctagaaaagaaaattgaaatttaaagattaatctcagaaatttgctagaaaaatcaGGGAaattctgaatttcaaaagtctaatatttagtcaaataattttgagattactcttagaataaaaaaaaagaattttgtgactttgaaaagtcaaagatttcctagaaaaataaataaaacaattttgacagaaaaaaacaccagaaattttgagtttcaaaagtatgAATTTTCCCACTTGGAACTCcaatatttccatgttttttctagaatttttctgaaattaatgtttttttctatccaACTATTGACTTTTCAAGCTCCTAAATTATCTGTCCCATATcaaacatggtgacagtttcaacaaacacGATAAAGAAAAAGCATCTTTTATTCAAGTTACATATCCTGCAGCATTAAGGCCAGCTGTCTGATCAGGTACCAGGAGGAATTGCCGGTGCTGATTTCGAGTCGACCCGACAAACACATCACTCTGTCGGAGCTGAAGAAGCTAATGGAGTGGAAGCTAACGGTACGCGCTAACCCCGCTAGCTGTTTCCATTACATATGTACACAAAACTTTTTCTGCTGATGTTGGAAAGATAAAATGTCTCCACTGCTGTGTTTCCactaaagaaatgaaattaaaatcatgtgaatGCTTGTTCAGGCGTAAGGCACTAGAAAACATCATcatcctaccacttcctgtcgtcttctttgtagTTTCCGGCAGCAGTAACATCCTGTTTCCATTGTAGTTCTGTGAAATAAACCCACTTCAATGTGGCCCAAAAACCCACGTCATGCTAGTGCAGAAAACTTCCcgtcaaaaatgtgtttttgggaAATTTGTGCATTAATTTTCATAACCTCAATTAGCAACTCTCTTCTGCAACAAACTCCTGCAATAACCACAGccgctgcgtttccattgaccgtaGAAATGGCCAAGTTGACATTTGTTAGTGTAATATGACGTTTTGCTGACGTTCGTAATGTGAAGGCGGCGTGTCTCCTGTGTCCGTCCAGAGGGGGAAGTTCAGGCcgaggctgcagcagctggcgGCCTCCAACGCCGAGGACGCCGTCCAGAACCGCTCCAGAACGGCGTTGGGCCTCCTGCCCGACGTTCCGGCCGCCGTCGCTGAGCTCAGCGGCCTGAAAGGCGTCGGCCCCGCCACCGCCTCAGGTTGCCGTCTTCTCACTCCCCTCTGAATGAATACAGGCGGTAAATCACAGCGGACAGCTCAATATTTCACAGCGATGGCTGGTGGTCTGGGTGATTGATTCTCCAATAAGTTCAGAGTCTCTCAACCGTCAGACGGAGGAGCGCCGCGGCCTCTTAACGCTCAGTCTGCAAGCAAGGAAGTAAAACTTTCTGTTCAGCATCTTTCAAAGATGAAATCATCAAACTACAACCAGAGACGCACAACAGCGTATTAGAGCTGATGTAGGtattaaaaaagcaataaaaggagTTAATTTCCACAGGAAAATCCTAGATATCCTgttaaaaacaaggaaatttctgaatttcaatagttcaaagtttatttgaaaaatctaaaattttctataaaaaacagcaaaatttctgagttttaaaagttgaaaatttctTAGAAAAATCTCAGAAGTTAGACAAGAGTCACTAATTTAAGAAACatctcagaaaaacattttctagaaaaaagaatcagatactagaaaaatctcaaatattctgttaaaaacaagaaaattactAAATTTGAAGTTgcaaaatttctttaaaaaaaaacccaagtcTTAAACTTTCTATAAAAGAAAACTTGAgttagaaaagtaaaaaaatttgccagaaaaatctcagaaatctaTTTGAATCttgaaaatttgagaaaaaaatctataaaaaaaagagggaaattCTTGAATTTGAAGCcagattttctcaaaaaaacaaaacacccaaaaaCAATTCagtctgaaaagtaaaaaatttgctagaaaaagaataaaaatgtgaaatttgagaaatgttgcagaaaagGCCGTATATTTCTGCATACGTGACGTTGAGTGTTTTGTTGCAGCGGTGCTGGCAGCAGCGGCTCCGGCTCTGACTGCGTTCATGTCTGACGAAGCGGCGGAGAGCGTTCCCGGCCTGCAGCCCGTCCAGTACACCGCCAAGCACTACGCGCTCTACCTGGACAAAATGGCTGCCCAGGCTGCCAAACTAAACGCAGGTGAGGCGACGCCCGGCAGCCGAGGGTCTGTTGAAGTCCAGATGGAGATCTGAGGCTTTGCTTTCTGCTCTCAGTGGATCCGCAGCCGGACTGGACGCCCCACAGGCTGGAGTTGTGCTTGTGGGCGACGGCGACGGCGACcaagctgcagcttcctgttctGGAGGACCTGAAGGGCGGCGACACGCAGACCTCAGGCTGCGACCGGAGGCCCGCCAAGAAActcaaaactgcttaaaaacacGGCGACGTTTAAGTTCGTCAGTAAATTAGTTATTTAGCCTGagacaagaggaagaaaaggggGATTCATTCCCCAAAATCCATCTTTTCACAATATTATTCACTTATAAAAGTCAGTTTCTAACTGAAGTTTATGTTACTGACAGGAAGTGAATGTTTAAGATTCACttggtaaaaatgagaaaatgaaagatCAGCAGCACCATGTGGCCACAgtattattctttatttatattgtttctaaattaaagcaaagtacAATGAACAgtacaaagtaaaacaaaatatattcatatatatacaatataaaaTGGTTCCattctgaacatttaaaaagtacaatagtTTGTGAAGTAATTCATGAGGATTTGGATATAAATTATCCACTAGTAAATTtagttttcctttagttttgACCCAGAGAAAAatagcttcttcttcttcttccttttttttgtaaacgCTGTTTGGGCACGACCTCTTCTCTGGTGGGAGAGATTGAGCCTCGTAAGCTTGGCACCATTTTATCAATACAAGAAAGCAGCTCATGAAAAACTaccacagcagagcagagcaggcaTGACGTCGTCTGGCTAATCTCAGAATCACctgtaaagtt
Encoded proteins:
- the LOC103481077 gene encoding uncharacterized protein LOC103481077, with product MAALFACGEAEVWRRVYEKYWDVVEATAKARKPKLLQLDKWYQEELPVLISSRPDKHITLSELKKLMEWKLTRGKFRPRLQQLAASNAEDAVQNRSRTALGLLPDVPAAVAELSGLKGVGPATASAVLAAAAPALTAFMSDEAAESVPGLQPVQYTAKHYALYLDKMAAQAAKLNAVDPQPDWTPHRLELCLWATATATKLQLPVLEDLKGGDTQTSGCDRRPAKKLKTA
- the wdr24 gene encoding GATOR2 complex protein WDR24 — translated: MEKMSRVTTALGSSSSSIITGRTMFCHLDAPANAISVCRDAAQVVVAGRNIFKIYALEEEQFVEKLNLRVGRKPSLNFSCADVMWHQMEENLLATAATNGAVVTWNLGKPSRNKQDQLFTEHKRTVNKVCFHPTEAYMLLSGSQDGFMKCFDLRKKESVSTFSGQSESVRDVQFSMKDYFTFAASFENGNVQLWDIRRPDRYERMFTAHTGPVFCCDWHPDDRGWLATGGRDKMVKVWDMTTNRAKEIYCVQTIASVARVKWRPEKKFHLATCSMMVDHNIYVWDIRRPFIPFATFEEHKDVTTGIVWRHQHDPHYLLSGSKDSTLYQHMFKDATRPVDKANPEGLCFGLMGDLAFAVNESLVSSDAGRKPYPGGDRRYPFFSFKKPSPTEQFAHVSSALSVFETDLDSSRMDWFVKTAQLYLLGGKPFTELCDHNATVARELKRPQVSTTWTMLRIMFSDPAPGPNHSLSKLGSLPLMNSFSMKEMGPESRLERCKGESRQDNVHLEPGNSHISNNNEENEETEGSDGPTEYMFGDAELDDDDLYPMEHDNQTVPEEPVYTLPPEAFQLRHEIIDNPSAPEHLQQDKADSPHVSGNEAEVACLTPIESFSLISISQPLYSPHLHASFFCPIVREMLSHYAERGDVQMAVSVLIVLGERIRKEIDDLTQEHWYMSYIDLLQRFELWNVSNEVIKLSTCSAITCLNQTSTTLHINCSNCKRPMSNKGWICDRCRQCASACAVCHHVVKGLFVWCQGCSHGGHLEHIMNWLKNNSHCPAGCGHLCEYT